A window of Ruminococcus champanellensis 18P13 = JCM 17042 contains these coding sequences:
- a CDS encoding AI-2E family transporter, translating into MKFRFNSHYNTIAAYVVLVFAVCLALVAVVFRFSTLMEYVHRLFKVIAPITWGIVIAYLSTPLLTFFEKYLKKWINRKKEHNKLIRVISIFLCMSILILSIVGIVYAVIPEIISSMKNIFTLLPDYLNNLQQYLTNRFNSFIQDNPELGEKLTNSFSSMQDMLLGLADEYSPKLDSLLDKDGVVANVTSSAYAFLITLKDFCLGLFVSVYLLYSKELFLAQIKKVVHALFSKRHCEFIFRIASRTNYTFMHFFSGKAVDSLIIGMLCFIILTIMKMPYVLLISILVGVTNMLPFFGPIIGAVPSGLLILLSEPDRTLAFVIFIILLQQFDGNILGPKILGNSLGLSPFWIMFAIFLGGGMFNFLGMVAFVPLFAVLYAFFRDSVNQRLSKKHLPVGSEAYMSPGMITRENPKPVPAEKPADTKKQTEDKPHDTTDSKGN; encoded by the coding sequence ATGAAATTCCGGTTTAATTCTCATTATAATACCATTGCTGCCTATGTGGTACTGGTGTTTGCGGTCTGTCTGGCACTGGTGGCGGTGGTGTTTCGCTTCAGCACGCTGATGGAATATGTACACCGTCTGTTCAAGGTGATTGCGCCCATTACCTGGGGCATTGTGATCGCCTATCTGAGCACGCCGTTGCTGACCTTTTTTGAAAAATATCTGAAGAAGTGGATCAACCGGAAAAAGGAACATAATAAGCTGATCCGTGTGATTTCCATCTTCCTGTGTATGTCCATTCTGATCCTGTCCATCGTGGGCATCGTGTACGCTGTAATCCCGGAGATCATCAGCAGTATGAAAAACATCTTTACTTTGCTGCCGGATTATCTGAACAACCTACAGCAGTATCTGACCAATCGGTTCAATTCCTTCATTCAGGATAATCCAGAGCTGGGGGAGAAGCTGACCAACAGCTTCTCCAGTATGCAGGATATGCTGTTGGGACTGGCGGATGAATACAGTCCCAAGCTGGACAGTCTGCTGGACAAGGACGGCGTGGTGGCAAATGTAACCAGCAGTGCCTATGCATTTCTCATTACGCTGAAGGATTTTTGCCTGGGTCTGTTTGTTTCGGTGTATCTGCTGTACAGCAAGGAATTGTTCCTGGCGCAGATCAAAAAAGTGGTGCATGCGCTCTTTTCCAAGCGGCACTGTGAGTTCATTTTCCGCATCGCTTCCCGCACCAATTATACCTTCATGCATTTCTTCTCCGGTAAGGCAGTGGATTCCCTGATTATCGGCATGCTGTGCTTCATCATTCTCACCATCATGAAAATGCCTTATGTGCTGTTGATCTCCATTCTCGTAGGCGTTACCAATATGCTGCCCTTTTTCGGCCCCATTATCGGAGCCGTGCCCAGTGGTCTGCTGATCCTGCTGTCCGAGCCGGATCGAACGCTGGCGTTTGTAATTTTCATCATTCTGCTGCAACAGTTTGACGGTAACATTCTCGGTCCAAAGATCCTGGGCAATTCTCTGGGCTTGTCACCCTTCTGGATTATGTTTGCAATTTTCCTGGGCGGCGGCATGTTCAATTTCCTGGGGATGGTGGCATTTGTACCGCTGTTCGCCGTACTGTATGCCTTCTTCCGGGACAGCGTGAACCAGCGGCTTTCCAAAAAGCACCTACCTGTAGGCAGTGAAGCGTATATGTCTCCCGGCATGATCACTCGGGAAAATCCAAAGCCGGTGCCAGCTGAAAAGCCTGCGGATACTAAAAAACAAACGGAGGACAAACCACATGATACAACAGATTCAAAAGGAAATTGA
- a CDS encoding RNA polymerase sigma factor: MLFIYMAMLDSEDEKETFAQIYNTYSQPMYQIAYAVLQDVQEAEDAVQISFEKIILHIDKFLDTPCSKMRSLIVIIVRNTAVDLMRKRRSIPMDFEDEAVQTALDLTACDEDHMNREMLVHAIGQLKEKYASALELKYWHGFTEREIAAFLNISAKAANSRLVRGRVMLRKLLEQEANQFDK, translated from the coding sequence ATGCTGTTTATTTATATGGCAATGCTGGATTCAGAAGATGAGAAAGAAACGTTTGCGCAGATTTACAACACATACAGCCAGCCTATGTACCAGATCGCATACGCTGTGCTGCAGGATGTGCAGGAGGCGGAGGATGCAGTGCAGATCTCCTTTGAAAAGATCATTCTGCACATTGATAAATTTTTGGATACACCTTGCAGTAAAATGCGTAGTCTGATCGTAATTATAGTGCGGAATACCGCAGTGGATCTTATGCGGAAGCGACGCAGTATTCCCATGGATTTCGAGGACGAGGCTGTACAGACGGCACTGGATCTGACTGCCTGTGACGAAGACCATATGAACCGGGAAATGCTGGTGCATGCCATTGGGCAGTTGAAAGAAAAGTATGCGTCCGCATTGGAACTAAAATATTGGCATGGCTTTACCGAACGGGAAATTGCCGCTTTTCTGAATATCTCAGCAAAGGCAGCCAACTCCCGACTGGTGCGGGGACGGGTTATGCTTCGCAAATTGCTGGAACAGGAGGCGAACCAATTTGACAAATGA
- the rsmD gene encoding 16S rRNA (guanine(966)-N(2))-methyltransferase RsmD → MRVITGSARGRRLRTLEGMDVRPTTDKVKEAMFSAIQFQLPGAQVLDLFAGSGQLGIEALSRGAAHGVFVDQSSRSIAVVRENLETTGFTDVSAVVLKSQMDFLRTTDQRFDIAFLDPPYGKGILEETLPVLSEYMNPGGIVICEMETELNLPEKIGHLDLKKTYKYGKIKVVMYSVNNS, encoded by the coding sequence ATGCGAGTAATCACCGGTTCTGCCCGGGGCAGACGTCTGCGCACCCTGGAGGGAATGGATGTACGACCTACCACCGATAAGGTCAAAGAGGCCATGTTTTCAGCGATTCAATTTCAGCTGCCCGGAGCGCAGGTGCTGGATCTGTTTGCAGGCAGCGGTCAGTTAGGGATTGAGGCACTGAGCCGTGGAGCAGCCCATGGGGTATTTGTGGATCAATCCTCCAGATCCATTGCTGTGGTGCGTGAAAATCTGGAGACTACCGGCTTTACAGATGTATCCGCAGTGGTGCTGAAATCCCAGATGGACTTTCTGCGTACCACCGATCAGCGCTTTGATATTGCCTTTCTGGATCCCCCATACGGAAAGGGAATTCTGGAGGAAACCCTGCCGGTTTTGTCAGAATATATGAATCCGGGCGGGATTGTGATTTGCGAAATGGAGACGGAATTGAATCTTCCCGAAAAAATTGGCCATTTGGACTTGAAAAAAACATATAAGTATGGTAAAATAAAAGTTGTAATGTATTCTGTCAACAATTCTTAA
- a CDS encoding metal ABC transporter substrate-binding protein gives MKKWMLWLMTLCLGISMLSGCTWPGEQSDGTLHVVTTVFPSYDFTRQIAGDYAQVTMLLTPGAESHSYEPTPADVLRIQQCDLFVYIGGESEVWVEEILQSLEGKNIRTLRLFDCVAPLEEEEIEGADQGHEHEHAHEEETEYDEHIWTAPQNALAMSKAIADSLEAADPAHADAYRQKLEAYSKELTELDADFSRTVSEGKRREIVFGDRFPFRYFAHAYELEYYAAFSGCSSETEASPATMSFLIRQVKEDRIPLVFYTESSNHKIADRLAEATGAKTALFHSCNNVSKEELESGATYVSLMRQNLDTLEHALNDELGA, from the coding sequence GTGAAAAAATGGATGCTATGGCTCATGACCCTTTGTCTTGGTATAAGCATGCTGAGCGGATGCACCTGGCCGGGAGAGCAGTCCGATGGCACTCTGCATGTAGTGACCACTGTTTTCCCCAGCTATGATTTTACCCGACAGATTGCCGGGGACTATGCTCAAGTCACCATGCTGCTGACTCCCGGCGCAGAAAGCCATTCCTATGAGCCAACCCCGGCGGATGTGCTGCGGATCCAGCAGTGCGACCTGTTTGTGTATATCGGCGGAGAGTCCGAGGTCTGGGTGGAGGAGATCCTCCAGAGTCTGGAAGGGAAGAATATCCGGACCCTGCGGCTCTTTGATTGTGTTGCACCATTGGAGGAGGAAGAGATCGAGGGGGCTGACCAAGGGCACGAACATGAACATGCCCATGAGGAAGAAACGGAATATGACGAGCATATCTGGACAGCACCCCAGAATGCCCTTGCCATGTCGAAGGCAATTGCGGATTCCCTGGAAGCTGCGGATCCGGCCCATGCAGATGCATACCGGCAGAAGCTGGAGGCATACAGCAAGGAGCTGACGGAACTGGATGCCGACTTTTCCAGAACGGTTTCAGAGGGAAAGCGGCGGGAAATCGTGTTTGGTGACCGGTTTCCGTTCCGGTATTTTGCCCACGCCTACGAACTGGAGTACTATGCGGCATTTTCCGGATGCAGCAGCGAAACGGAAGCCAGCCCTGCTACCATGTCCTTTCTGATCCGACAGGTCAAGGAGGACAGGATCCCTCTGGTGTTCTACACAGAGTCCTCTAACCATAAGATTGCTGATCGGCTTGCAGAAGCTACCGGTGCAAAGACTGCGCTGTTTCATTCCTGCAACAATGTAAGCAAGGAAGAATTGGAGTCCGGTGCAACCTATGTATCTTTGATGCGGCAGAATCTTGATACACTGGAACATGCGCTGAATGACGAGTTAGGAGCATAA
- a CDS encoding response regulator transcription factor, translating to MDQILLVEDDTAMAESLIFALEAEQFAVRHARTLDQAEESCQGVDLILLDVSLPDGCGYDFCKRIRQKENCPVVFLTARDDEADIVHGLELGADDYITKPFRLRELIARIRVQIRRSKGNTPLPDTLTATERKLVQYLQINSGRVVTREQILNCLWDQHGEYVDDNTLSVHIRRLREKLDADGVQHIRTVRGIGYQWIES from the coding sequence ATGGATCAAATCCTGTTGGTGGAGGACGATACAGCAATGGCGGAAAGCCTGATTTTCGCCCTGGAGGCGGAGCAGTTCGCAGTGCGGCATGCCCGTACCCTGGATCAAGCGGAGGAAAGCTGCCAGGGAGTGGATCTGATTTTGCTGGATGTATCCTTGCCGGACGGCTGCGGCTATGATTTTTGCAAAAGGATCCGCCAAAAAGAGAACTGCCCGGTGGTGTTCCTTACCGCCCGTGATGACGAGGCAGATATTGTACATGGGCTGGAGCTTGGGGCGGATGATTACATTACAAAGCCCTTCCGGCTCCGGGAGCTGATTGCCCGGATTCGGGTGCAGATCCGTCGTTCCAAGGGCAATACGCCGCTGCCGGATACCCTCACCGCCACGGAACGCAAGCTGGTACAGTACCTGCAAATCAACAGCGGCAGAGTGGTGACCCGGGAACAGATTCTAAATTGTCTTTGGGATCAGCACGGGGAATATGTGGATGACAATACCCTTTCCGTACATATCCGGCGGCTGCGGGAAAAGCTGGACGCAGACGGAGTACAGCATATACGAACAGTGAGAGGAATCGGATATCAATGGATCGAATCTTGA
- a CDS encoding DUF4367 domain-containing protein, translating into MLIALAAGACTLPEVQAEIIEPCIQWFRTHVTFSFTEHASTESTGFDSGLRPGYLPEGYTLYNSVEGEEFVHLEYADGENQLYVNYGLHEEIMLDIEHRQAHPEFIDSFQGCFWMQVDSEHDNALQWEDDLYVFVILGNLDEQELVKIAESFYH; encoded by the coding sequence TTGCTGATTGCGCTGGCGGCTGGTGCCTGCACTCTGCCGGAGGTACAGGCAGAAATCATAGAGCCATGCATCCAATGGTTCCGTACCCATGTGACTTTTTCCTTTACGGAGCATGCATCCACAGAATCTACGGGCTTTGATTCCGGGCTCCGCCCAGGTTATCTGCCGGAAGGATATACGCTTTACAATTCTGTGGAGGGTGAAGAATTTGTTCACCTGGAATATGCAGATGGGGAAAATCAGCTTTATGTGAACTATGGATTGCACGAGGAAATTATGTTGGATATCGAACATCGACAAGCACATCCAGAATTCATCGACTCATTTCAGGGGTGTTTCTGGATGCAAGTGGATTCAGAACATGACAACGCATTACAGTGGGAGGATGACCTATATGTATTTGTTATCCTCGGAAACCTGGATGAGCAGGAATTGGTGAAAATTGCAGAAAGTTTTTATCACTAA
- the coaD gene encoding pantetheine-phosphate adenylyltransferase, translating into MRRIAVCPGSFDPVTLGHLDIIQRASKLFDKVIVLISVNAAKTPSFSSTERVMMIQEVTKDLDNVVIDILDGLLADYVRDVGAIAIVKGLRAVSDFEYEFQMALANKKLYAGAETVFLTTTAENMYLSSSVVKQIAYFGGDISHFVPMEILGDIQDRLMQEKGVKHEY; encoded by the coding sequence ATGCGCAGAATCGCTGTTTGTCCCGGCAGCTTTGATCCTGTCACGCTCGGACATCTGGATATTATTCAGCGTGCTTCAAAGTTATTTGACAAGGTGATCGTTCTGATCTCCGTCAATGCCGCAAAAACACCGAGTTTTTCCTCCACGGAGCGTGTGATGATGATCCAGGAGGTCACAAAAGATCTGGACAATGTTGTGATTGATATTCTGGACGGTCTGCTGGCGGATTATGTGCGGGATGTTGGCGCCATTGCCATTGTCAAGGGACTGCGGGCAGTCAGTGACTTTGAATATGAATTTCAGATGGCGCTGGCAAACAAAAAGCTGTACGCCGGTGCGGAAACGGTATTTCTGACAACCACCGCTGAGAATATGTACCTCAGCTCCAGTGTGGTCAAGCAGATTGCCTATTTTGGCGGAGACATCAGCCACTTTGTGCCGATGGAGATCCTCGGTGACATTCAGGATCGGCTGATGCAGGAAAAAGGAGTTAAACATGAATATTGA
- a CDS encoding sensor histidine kinase, producing the protein MDRILNMFSNRSVRRFTAASLLCMLLCALGGWALAEKQARQSARLLQAQQLQIAGKLESSMPEAREQIRSAMLEERTAEDLARGEALLGAYGLRITDTSPKTNQTYQIIRKQLLTDLLLYGMTAPLLLFMLAMFAQSRILLGVQTLTAACRGISAGKAPLMSKRIPDGDLLVCGLELQRLYDACMHFKQIMQREKEQLRQRMQDISHQMKTPLSVIKLNLELLLEHPDMPLNKKTGFLQTNLKELSHMEWLISNQLKLARLEAGVVEYNLRLLPVGDTCRSVWMRFRQTAVQQDTELFCNVPKEILLWHDPAWLSEALTNLVKNALEHTKGGRVEITGEETPMTVQLTIRDNGSGISPAERAALFERFNRHSSALSEASTGIGLSIAKRITEDQGGELILEPNSDRGCCFHLCFLKKQKP; encoded by the coding sequence ATGGATCGAATCTTGAATATGTTTTCCAACCGGTCAGTTCGCCGCTTCACAGCGGCCAGTCTGCTTTGCATGCTGCTGTGTGCATTGGGTGGATGGGCGCTTGCCGAAAAGCAGGCTAGGCAAAGTGCCCGTCTGTTACAGGCGCAGCAATTACAGATTGCCGGAAAGCTGGAAAGCAGCATGCCGGAAGCCAGGGAACAGATCCGTTCTGCCATGTTAGAAGAGCGTACAGCGGAAGACCTGGCACGAGGGGAAGCTCTGCTGGGCGCATACGGGTTGCGAATCACGGATACGTCTCCTAAGACCAATCAGACATATCAGATTATCCGGAAACAGCTTCTTACAGATCTGCTGCTTTACGGCATGACTGCGCCCCTGCTGCTTTTTATGCTTGCCATGTTTGCACAAAGCAGGATTCTGCTTGGGGTGCAGACATTGACTGCTGCCTGCCGGGGCATATCCGCCGGGAAAGCACCTTTGATGAGCAAGCGCATCCCGGACGGGGATCTCCTGGTGTGTGGACTGGAGCTGCAGCGGCTCTATGATGCCTGCATGCACTTCAAACAGATAATGCAGCGGGAAAAGGAACAGCTGCGGCAGCGCATGCAGGACATCTCCCATCAGATGAAAACACCCCTATCCGTCATCAAGCTGAATCTGGAACTACTGCTGGAGCATCCGGACATGCCTCTGAACAAGAAAACCGGCTTTTTGCAAACCAATCTCAAGGAACTCAGTCATATGGAATGGCTCATCAGCAATCAGCTGAAGCTGGCACGATTGGAAGCCGGCGTGGTGGAATATAACCTGCGCCTGTTGCCTGTGGGAGACACCTGCCGCTCGGTGTGGATGCGGTTCCGGCAAACAGCCGTCCAACAGGATACGGAGCTTTTTTGCAATGTGCCAAAGGAAATACTGCTGTGGCACGATCCTGCCTGGCTGTCCGAAGCCTTGACCAATCTGGTAAAGAATGCGCTGGAGCATACCAAGGGCGGACGAGTGGAGATCACCGGAGAAGAAACACCGATGACCGTGCAGCTGACCATCCGGGATAACGGCTCCGGTATCAGTCCGGCAGAGCGGGCGGCGCTGTTTGAGCGATTCAACCGGCACAGCAGCGCCCTCAGCGAAGCCAGCACAGGCATCGGGCTTTCCATTGCCAAGCGGATCACGGAGGATCAGGGTGGTGAGCTGATCCTAGAGCCAAATTCCGACCGGGGATGCTGCTTTCACCTCTGCTTTTTAAAAAAACAGAAGCCATAG
- a CDS encoding Fur family transcriptional regulator: protein MERNAGYHTRQKAMIYQYILDNRQRHITATDIASFLAAEGTPVGIATIYRYLDKLVEQGEIRKYIMDEKSSACYQYVEEHATCPLHFHLKCVRCGKLIHTDCSYLQQIDRHILEHHGFHVDHSKTVFYGVCQECSQTEEDKK from the coding sequence TTGGAACGGAATGCAGGCTATCATACCCGGCAAAAGGCTATGATCTATCAATATATTCTGGACAACCGACAGCGGCACATCACCGCTACGGATATTGCCAGTTTTCTTGCGGCTGAGGGAACACCTGTGGGGATTGCCACCATTTATCGCTATCTGGACAAGCTGGTGGAGCAGGGGGAGATCCGGAAGTACATTATGGATGAAAAAAGCAGTGCCTGCTATCAGTATGTAGAGGAGCATGCGACCTGTCCGCTGCATTTTCACTTAAAATGTGTGCGATGCGGAAAGCTGATCCACACGGATTGTAGCTACCTGCAGCAGATCGATCGACACATCCTGGAGCATCACGGCTTTCATGTGGATCATTCCAAAACCGTATTTTATGGGGTGTGTCAGGAGTGCAGTCAGACAGAGGAGGATAAGAAGTGA
- the uvrC gene encoding excinuclease ABC subunit UvrC has protein sequence MNERIPYLREKTAALTGSPGVYIMKQQSGQIIYIGKAKNLKKRVTSYFCRTPNHTPKVAKMVSQVYDYDYIVTDSEYEALVLECSLIKQHKPKYNILLKDDKGYFYIKISDPPYPKITAEKQNTRKDGVYLGPYTSSFVTRETVDEVNRVFKLPTCHRRFPQDFRKQRPCLNYHINQCMGLCRGKVDAQTYRALIDEAVAYIRSGSEQSVERLTAQMEEAAEQLQFERAAQLRDRIKAIRKAGDSQKIIDPDLADCDLIAAVSGGQESAVSVLMYRNGRLADKASFTFHDAENTVQLLEEFVPQFYRERTDIPRHVLLEQEITDQELLAQLLTEQAGHPVHLETRQRGDAYKRLKMAKNNAAEAISLGSDRTAKELLALEELARLLGMEKPPLYIEAYDISNLSSTAMVAGMVVFENGRPLKKAYKRFSVRENQIQNDYACMHEVLERRFREYKAATDEGFARLPDLILLDGGKGQVNAVTPVLRELGIHVPVYGMVKDNKHRTRAIAYGGGEISMNSRQAAFQLLTRIQDEVHRFSVAYMHSRHKHTFGLSLTQVRGIGEKKAQKLILTYKTKEALKAASRDALAKTAGVTGETADALYQFIQEM, from the coding sequence ATGAACGAACGAATTCCCTATCTGCGTGAAAAAACGGCTGCACTGACCGGTTCACCCGGCGTATACATCATGAAGCAGCAGTCCGGGCAGATCATTTATATCGGCAAGGCAAAGAATCTGAAAAAGCGGGTCACCAGCTATTTCTGCCGGACACCCAATCATACCCCCAAGGTGGCAAAAATGGTGTCCCAGGTCTATGATTATGACTACATCGTCACCGACTCCGAATATGAGGCTCTGGTGCTGGAATGCAGTCTCATCAAGCAGCATAAGCCAAAGTACAACATTCTGCTGAAGGATGACAAGGGGTACTTTTATATCAAGATCTCCGATCCGCCCTATCCAAAGATCACGGCTGAAAAGCAGAACACCCGGAAAGACGGGGTTTATCTGGGCCCCTATACCAGTTCCTTTGTGACCCGGGAAACGGTGGATGAGGTGAACCGGGTGTTCAAGCTTCCCACCTGTCACCGGCGGTTTCCCCAGGATTTCCGGAAGCAGCGTCCCTGTCTGAATTATCACATCAACCAGTGCATGGGTCTGTGTCGGGGAAAGGTGGATGCTCAGACCTATCGTGCGCTGATTGACGAAGCGGTGGCATATATCCGCTCCGGCAGTGAGCAATCCGTAGAGCGGCTCACCGCCCAGATGGAGGAGGCAGCGGAGCAGCTTCAGTTTGAGCGGGCGGCACAGCTTCGTGACCGGATCAAAGCCATCCGGAAGGCTGGGGATTCCCAGAAGATCATTGATCCGGATCTGGCGGACTGTGACCTGATCGCTGCTGTATCCGGAGGACAGGAATCAGCGGTGTCTGTGCTCATGTACCGGAACGGCAGACTGGCGGACAAGGCATCCTTCACCTTTCATGATGCGGAAAATACCGTGCAGCTGCTGGAGGAATTTGTGCCACAGTTTTATCGGGAACGTACAGATATTCCCCGGCATGTACTATTGGAACAGGAAATCACAGATCAGGAACTGCTGGCGCAGCTGTTGACCGAGCAGGCGGGGCATCCGGTACACCTGGAGACCCGACAGCGTGGGGATGCTTATAAGCGGCTGAAAATGGCAAAGAACAATGCGGCAGAGGCAATTTCTTTGGGCAGTGACCGAACGGCAAAGGAACTGCTGGCACTGGAGGAGCTTGCCCGGCTGTTGGGCATGGAAAAGCCTCCCCTGTATATCGAAGCCTATGATATCTCCAACCTGTCCTCCACTGCTATGGTAGCCGGTATGGTGGTATTTGAAAACGGCAGGCCCTTGAAAAAAGCATACAAGCGATTTTCCGTCCGGGAAAACCAGATCCAGAACGATTATGCCTGCATGCACGAGGTGCTGGAGCGTCGGTTTCGGGAATACAAGGCTGCAACGGATGAAGGCTTTGCCCGGCTGCCGGATCTGATCCTGCTGGACGGAGGCAAGGGGCAGGTGAACGCCGTGACACCAGTGCTGCGGGAATTGGGGATTCATGTACCCGTGTATGGCATGGTGAAGGACAATAAGCACCGAACCCGTGCCATTGCCTACGGTGGCGGCGAGATCTCCATGAACAGCCGGCAGGCTGCCTTTCAGCTGCTGACCCGGATCCAGGATGAGGTGCACCGGTTTTCTGTTGCCTATATGCACAGCCGGCATAAGCATACCTTTGGACTGAGCCTGACCCAGGTCCGGGGTATCGGAGAAAAGAAGGCACAGAAGCTGATTTTAACGTATAAAACCAAGGAGGCGCTGAAAGCAGCGTCCCGGGATGCGCTGGCGAAAACCGCCGGCGTTACCGGCGAGACAGCGGATGCCCTCTATCAATTCATTCAGGAAATGTAA
- a CDS encoding metal ABC transporter permease: MNDFYSMLTPEFLTVILLPALIGGIAVTLCSSLLGVSLVLKRYSMIGDGLSHVGFGALSVAAVMNLAPLKVAIPVVILAAVFLLRLSEHSQLKGDSAIAIFSTSALAIGVLVSSKAGLTNDVSHYMFGSILAMSREDVLLSVVLSLLVIAAYMLLYHKIYAITFDEDFAKATGTNVRFYNLLLAVLTAVTVVLGMMMMGALLISSLIIFPSVTAMRVCRSFRSVVICAALVSVVCFLFGFFLSLTFDTAPGASVVVANLVVFLLFTLIGRLRSGGKATA; the protein is encoded by the coding sequence ATGAACGATTTTTACAGTATGCTGACACCGGAATTTCTCACGGTGATCCTGCTGCCAGCACTGATCGGCGGCATTGCAGTGACCCTTTGCTCCAGCCTGCTGGGGGTGAGTCTGGTACTCAAGCGGTATTCCATGATCGGGGACGGGCTGTCCCATGTGGGCTTTGGCGCCCTGTCCGTAGCAGCAGTCATGAATCTGGCACCTCTGAAGGTTGCGATTCCTGTGGTGATCCTGGCAGCGGTATTTCTTCTGCGGCTTTCGGAGCACTCCCAGCTGAAAGGGGATTCCGCCATTGCGATTTTCTCCACCTCCGCCCTTGCCATCGGCGTGCTGGTATCCTCCAAAGCCGGGCTGACCAATGACGTAAGCCACTATATGTTCGGCAGTATTCTTGCCATGAGCCGGGAGGATGTGCTGCTGAGCGTGGTGCTGTCTCTGCTGGTGATTGCCGCATACATGCTGCTGTATCACAAGATCTACGCCATTACCTTTGACGAGGATTTTGCAAAAGCCACCGGCACCAATGTACGGTTTTACAATCTGCTGCTGGCGGTGCTGACCGCTGTTACTGTGGTGCTTGGCATGATGATGATGGGGGCGCTGCTGATCTCCAGTCTGATTATTTTTCCTTCTGTTACCGCTATGCGAGTCTGCCGCAGCTTCCGGAGCGTGGTGATCTGTGCCGCTTTGGTATCGGTGGTCTGCTTCCTGTTCGGCTTTTTCCTGTCCCTGACCTTTGATACCGCACCGGGCGCAAGCGTTGTAGTGGCGAACCTGGTGGTATTCCTGCTCTTTACACTGATCGGCAGACTGCGCAGCGGCGGCAAAGCTACTGCTTGA
- the nadA gene encoding quinolinate synthase NadA codes for MIQQIQKEIEQVKQKLDVAIMAHSYQGHEILEVADAVGDSFQLSKQAQACGQSRILLCGVHFMAETAKLLSPEKQVYLAHPGAVCPMAEQFTPEQILAEKEKYPGCKVVAYINTTAALKAVSDVCVTSSSAEQIVRNIDAEDILFIPDCNLGSYVQSRVPEKRIHLLSGGCPVHASVEPEDLAAARVLHPGVEILVHPECRKEVTAAADFAGATSAIMAYAKQSDKDAFIIGTEISITEHLQYACPDKQFYDLSKKLICPDMKLTTLMDVLHTLRQIAGDTAQEILIPPEIQSAARHSIEEMLRLGN; via the coding sequence ATGATACAACAGATTCAAAAGGAAATTGAACAGGTTAAACAAAAACTGGATGTGGCAATTATGGCACACAGCTACCAGGGGCATGAGATCCTGGAGGTAGCGGACGCAGTGGGGGACAGCTTTCAGCTGAGCAAGCAGGCACAGGCTTGCGGTCAGTCCAGAATCCTGCTGTGCGGCGTGCATTTTATGGCGGAAACCGCAAAGCTGCTTTCTCCGGAAAAGCAGGTATACCTTGCCCATCCAGGGGCGGTATGCCCTATGGCGGAGCAATTTACTCCGGAGCAGATTCTGGCGGAAAAGGAAAAGTATCCGGGTTGCAAGGTGGTGGCATATATCAACACCACAGCTGCATTAAAGGCGGTCAGCGATGTGTGCGTCACTTCCTCCTCTGCGGAGCAGATCGTCCGGAACATAGATGCGGAGGATATCCTCTTTATTCCCGACTGCAACCTGGGCAGTTATGTCCAGAGCCGGGTACCGGAAAAGCGGATTCACCTGCTTTCCGGTGGATGCCCGGTACATGCTTCCGTAGAGCCGGAGGATCTGGCTGCGGCACGGGTACTGCATCCGGGTGTGGAGATTCTGGTGCATCCGGAGTGCCGGAAGGAGGTCACTGCCGCAGCGGATTTTGCCGGTGCAACCTCTGCCATCATGGCGTATGCCAAGCAATCGGACAAGGATGCATTTATCATCGGCACCGAGATCAGCATCACGGAGCACTTACAGTATGCCTGCCCGGACAAGCAGTTTTATGATCTATCCAAAAAGCTGATCTGTCCGGATATGAAGCTGACCACGTTGATGGATGTGCTCCATACCCTACGACAGATCGCCGGGGATACCGCCCAGGAGATCCTGATCCCGCCGGAGATTCAGTCCGCCGCCCGGCATTCCATTGAAGAAATGCTTCGGCTGGGAAATTGA